A single region of the Microlunatus panaciterrae genome encodes:
- a CDS encoding helix-turn-helix domain-containing protein: MISVDEIADDGDAGALWTIGDVSSYLRVPVATLYSWRVRGDGPPALRLGRHLRFLPSCVRAWAQSQTAA, encoded by the coding sequence ATGATCAGTGTTGATGAGATTGCGGACGATGGTGACGCGGGTGCACTGTGGACCATCGGCGACGTGAGTAGTTACTTGCGTGTGCCTGTGGCCACGCTTTATTCCTGGCGGGTGCGTGGTGATGGACCGCCGGCGTTGCGCCTCGGGCGGCATCTGCGGTTTCTCCCGTCATGTGTGCGCGCTTGGGCTCAGTCACAGACGGCGGCCTGA
- a CDS encoding tyrosine-type recombinase/integrase, whose translation MASVARDTRDGHWLARWRDPSGRQRKKSFTRRVDAQRWLDQMRAETHRGQYIDPAGGKIRLGPYALTWMAGQGHLKPSTAYRYQGIVKQHIVTYWGSWTLASVNHSDVATWLAGLSAAGLRPGSVRQIHRVFAMIMNAAVVDGRIGRSPAEGVKLPRQVRSEPRSLTSDEVGRLAAAAGPENAPLILVLAFTGLRFGEAAGLRVRRVDFARRRLDIREVASEVGGRVVFGTPKTHQRRTVVVPRSLMPLLEAACAGKAPDDHVFTSPDGSVLRLRNWRSRVFDPARAAAGLDHARPHDLRHTAASLAIASGATVKAVQSMLGHASAAMTLDIYASLFADELDAVADAMDAAVPQMCHIATSATSGPHHSDDEK comes from the coding sequence GTGGCGAGCGTTGCCCGCGATACACGCGACGGGCACTGGCTCGCTCGATGGCGTGATCCGTCTGGCCGGCAACGTAAGAAGTCCTTCACTCGGCGCGTCGATGCTCAGCGCTGGCTCGATCAGATGCGTGCCGAGACACATCGCGGGCAGTACATCGACCCGGCTGGCGGCAAGATCCGACTGGGTCCGTATGCGTTGACTTGGATGGCGGGTCAGGGTCATCTGAAGCCGTCTACCGCGTATCGATACCAGGGCATCGTCAAGCAACACATTGTGACGTACTGGGGAAGTTGGACTCTGGCGTCGGTGAACCATTCCGATGTCGCGACCTGGTTGGCTGGGCTGAGCGCGGCCGGGCTGCGACCTGGAAGCGTCCGCCAGATTCATCGGGTCTTCGCGATGATCATGAATGCCGCGGTGGTCGACGGACGGATTGGCCGGTCGCCGGCAGAGGGGGTGAAGCTGCCTCGCCAGGTGCGGTCAGAGCCTCGGTCTCTGACTTCCGACGAGGTTGGTCGACTGGCCGCGGCCGCTGGGCCGGAGAATGCACCCCTGATACTGGTTCTGGCCTTCACCGGTCTTCGGTTCGGGGAGGCCGCTGGTTTGCGGGTGCGGCGGGTGGACTTCGCGCGTCGCCGGCTTGACATCCGTGAAGTCGCCTCTGAGGTTGGAGGGCGGGTGGTGTTTGGAACGCCGAAGACGCACCAGCGTCGCACGGTCGTCGTGCCGCGCTCCCTCATGCCGCTGCTGGAGGCGGCGTGTGCGGGCAAGGCGCCTGATGATCATGTGTTCACTTCGCCGGACGGGTCGGTTCTGCGGTTGCGCAACTGGCGGTCTCGGGTGTTCGATCCTGCCCGGGCTGCCGCGGGTCTGGACCACGCACGACCGCATGATCTCCGCCACACCGCGGCGTCGTTGGCCATCGCGTCCGGGGCGACGGTGAAGGCCGTGCAGTCGATGCTTGGCCACGCTTCGGCGGCGATGACATTGGACATCTACGCGAGTCTGTTCGCCGACGAGTTGGACGCCGTGGCGGACGCCATGGACGCGGCTGTGCCACAAATGTGCCACATAGCCACCTCTGCCACGTCCGGGCCGCATCACTCGGACGACGAGAAATGA
- a CDS encoding cupin domain-containing protein, whose protein sequence is MSAAPSGSGESLDPVTTNPERYRVLFENERVRVLEYVDQPGARTTPHQHPDSVMVTLSSFRRRLSSDGRTSDVELPAGKAVWLPAQSHSGENIGDSETHTLFVELKDPVGSSGVEPSTEQPLGPASV, encoded by the coding sequence ATGAGCGCCGCGCCGAGTGGGTCGGGGGAGAGCCTCGACCCGGTGACCACCAACCCCGAGCGGTACCGGGTGCTGTTCGAGAACGAGCGGGTGCGGGTGCTCGAGTACGTTGACCAGCCCGGCGCGCGAACGACTCCGCACCAGCACCCGGACAGCGTGATGGTGACGTTGAGCTCGTTTCGTCGTCGGCTCTCCAGCGACGGGCGAACCTCGGACGTGGAACTGCCGGCTGGCAAGGCGGTCTGGCTGCCGGCCCAGTCGCACAGCGGGGAGAACATCGGGGACTCCGAGACCCACACCTTGTTCGTCGAGCTGAAGGATCCGGTCGGCTCGTCCGGCGTCGAGCCGAGCACCGAGCAACCGTTGGGACCCGCGTCGGTCTAG
- the otsB gene encoding trehalose-phosphatase: protein MCSYGPMSEAAAQALRAVKSQPKATLLAVDFDGTLSPIVDDPAQAYAHPDAIAALGRLGHHLGTIAIITGRPAMTAVKLGHFKEMTGLESLVVLGQYGAERWEAATDHFEAAPEPKEISEVEDELPALFAELGLTGVRIEHKGRAIGVHTRELDDSQGAFDALLKPLRELASKYGLHLEPGKNVLEIRGSGIDKGDALRRLLADTGASQVIFAGDDLGDLPAFEVVRELRDEGHPTLLVCSASEEQDALAKISDLVLDGPQGVAEWLTELADSLDTAGAGSR, encoded by the coding sequence GTGTGTTCTTACGGACCGATGAGTGAGGCCGCGGCGCAGGCGCTCCGAGCCGTGAAGTCCCAGCCGAAGGCGACGCTGCTGGCGGTCGATTTCGACGGCACGCTGTCCCCGATCGTCGACGACCCGGCACAGGCCTATGCGCATCCGGATGCCATTGCGGCGCTGGGTCGACTGGGTCACCACCTGGGCACGATCGCCATCATCACCGGAAGGCCGGCGATGACCGCGGTCAAACTCGGCCATTTCAAGGAGATGACCGGGCTGGAGTCGCTGGTCGTGCTCGGCCAGTACGGTGCCGAGCGCTGGGAAGCGGCGACCGACCACTTCGAGGCCGCTCCCGAGCCGAAGGAGATCTCAGAGGTCGAGGACGAGCTGCCCGCGCTGTTCGCCGAGCTGGGTCTGACCGGAGTCCGGATCGAGCACAAGGGTCGGGCGATCGGCGTGCACACCCGCGAGCTGGACGATTCGCAGGGCGCGTTCGACGCATTGCTCAAACCGCTGCGTGAGCTGGCGAGCAAGTATGGCCTGCATCTGGAGCCCGGCAAGAACGTGTTGGAGATTCGCGGTTCCGGGATCGACAAGGGTGATGCGCTGCGCCGGCTGCTGGCCGACACCGGCGCCAGCCAGGTGATCTTCGCCGGTGACGATCTTGGGGACCTGCCGGCGTTCGAGGTGGTGCGAGAGCTGCGCGACGAGGGGCATCCGACGCTGCTGGTGTGCTCGGCCTCGGAGGAGCAGGACGCGCTGGCGAAGATCTCAGATCTGGTGCTGGACGGGCCGCAGGGTGTGGCGGAGTGGCTGACCGAGCTGGCTGACAGCCTGGATACCGCCGGAGCGGGCTCGCGGTAG
- a CDS encoding alpha,alpha-trehalose-phosphate synthase (UDP-forming): MSAAPRRKQSDGQSGSAGPTASFIVVANRLPVDRVELPDGTTDWRTSPGGLVTALEPVMRAKHGAWVGWVGSPDETHDPFVEDGLQLVPVTLSAQEVRDYYEGFSNGTLWPLYHDVVAHPEFHREWWDAYVTVNQRFADRTAEVAEQNAVVWVQDYQLQLVPQMLRTQRPDLRIGFFLHIPFPPMELYQQLPWRNQIIEGLLGADLVGFQLPGGAQNFVRLVRQRLKYETQRDTVRLPDGRKVLARAYPISIDTEGFNKLAARPETAARAAEIRHHLGDPKTVFLGIDRLDYTKGIMQRIRAFGELVRDGLLDPEDCVFVQVATPSRERVDQYRLLRDDIDRLVGRLNGDIGRIGRPPITYLHSSYPREEMAALYLAADVMVVTPLRDGMNLVAKEYIACRQADDGALVLSEFAGAAKELRQAYMVNPYDINGLKDRMMEAMHDSDRAKSRRMRVMRRQVAEHNIDRWAQLFLDDLQATRP; encoded by the coding sequence ATGAGTGCCGCACCGAGGCGCAAGCAGTCTGACGGCCAGTCCGGGTCCGCAGGTCCCACCGCATCGTTCATCGTGGTCGCCAACCGGCTCCCCGTCGACCGGGTGGAACTGCCCGACGGAACCACCGACTGGCGTACGTCACCCGGCGGTCTGGTCACCGCTCTGGAACCGGTGATGCGGGCCAAGCACGGCGCCTGGGTCGGCTGGGTCGGCTCGCCCGATGAGACCCACGACCCGTTCGTCGAGGACGGGCTGCAGCTGGTCCCGGTCACGCTGTCCGCCCAGGAGGTGCGGGACTACTACGAGGGCTTCTCCAACGGCACCCTGTGGCCGCTCTACCACGACGTGGTCGCGCACCCGGAGTTCCACCGCGAATGGTGGGACGCCTATGTCACCGTCAACCAGCGCTTCGCCGACCGGACCGCCGAAGTCGCCGAGCAGAACGCGGTCGTCTGGGTGCAGGACTACCAGCTGCAGCTGGTCCCGCAGATGCTGCGCACCCAGCGCCCGGACCTGCGGATCGGGTTCTTCCTGCACATCCCGTTCCCGCCGATGGAGCTCTACCAGCAGCTCCCCTGGCGCAACCAGATCATCGAGGGCCTGCTGGGCGCCGACCTGGTCGGCTTCCAGCTGCCCGGCGGTGCACAGAACTTCGTCCGGCTGGTCCGCCAGCGGCTGAAGTACGAGACCCAGCGCGACACCGTGCGGCTGCCCGACGGCCGCAAGGTGCTGGCCCGGGCCTACCCGATCTCCATCGACACCGAGGGCTTCAACAAGCTGGCGGCCCGACCCGAGACCGCGGCCCGGGCGGCTGAGATCCGCCACCACCTGGGTGACCCGAAGACGGTCTTCCTCGGCATCGACCGACTCGACTACACCAAGGGCATCATGCAGCGCATCCGTGCGTTCGGCGAGCTCGTCCGAGACGGGCTGCTGGACCCGGAGGACTGCGTGTTCGTGCAGGTCGCCACCCCGTCGCGGGAACGGGTCGACCAGTACCGGCTGCTCCGCGACGACATCGACCGGCTGGTCGGCCGCCTCAACGGCGACATCGGCCGGATCGGCCGCCCGCCGATCACCTACCTGCACTCCTCCTATCCGCGCGAGGAGATGGCCGCCCTCTACCTGGCCGCTGACGTGATGGTGGTGACCCCGCTCCGGGACGGCATGAACCTGGTGGCCAAGGAGTACATCGCCTGCCGACAGGCCGACGACGGCGCCCTGGTGCTGAGCGAGTTCGCCGGTGCAGCCAAGGAGCTGCGGCAGGCCTACATGGTCAACCCGTACGACATCAACGGGCTGAAGGACCGGATGATGGAGGCGATGCACGACTCCGACCGGGCCAAGTCTCGGCGGATGCGGGTGATGCGCCGCCAGGTCGCCGAGCACAACATCGACCGCTGGGCCCAGCTGTTCCTCGATGACCTGCAGGCGACCCGCCCCTGA
- a CDS encoding cytochrome P450 yields the protein MSRLSSLSSGAKFVGQIYLERAFTAYAAHVRHDPIALTSLRRYQADPYPVYDLVRSRGAMQPTRLGNWVSASYGICNDVLRSRQFAVKGEEPTGDDPVPRDLLDLSLLALNPPEHTRLRRLVAPAFTPRRMATYATKIEQRVGELLDTVDSRGGFDLVSEFASPLPISVIAELLGVPDVDSEAFAEYGSVIAGALDGVRSVGHLRRLMAAQRQLSRIFDDLFELRRHEPRDDIVSSLVRQQNDEITPEVIAPLCRLLLLAGFETTVNAIGNGVRALLANPEQWRLLVEDPSRAPQVVEEVLRYDPPVQVTARVSLKDMELGGVQVKENQWVVTLIAGANRDPAVFADPNRFDITRTSSVEHLAFSGGIHYCLGAPLARLELAATFRALAERLPQLHQVGKVKMRRATAIHGPQVLPVAG from the coding sequence GTGAGCCGGCTCAGCTCCCTCAGCTCCGGCGCGAAGTTCGTCGGTCAGATCTACCTCGAGCGGGCGTTCACGGCTTACGCGGCCCACGTCCGGCATGATCCGATCGCGCTGACCAGCCTGCGCAGATACCAGGCCGACCCCTACCCGGTCTACGACCTCGTTCGCAGCCGCGGGGCGATGCAGCCGACCCGGCTGGGCAACTGGGTCTCGGCCAGCTACGGCATCTGCAACGACGTGCTCCGCAGCCGACAGTTCGCGGTCAAGGGGGAGGAGCCGACCGGCGACGACCCGGTGCCGCGCGACCTGCTGGACCTCTCGTTGCTGGCGCTCAACCCGCCCGAACACACTCGACTGCGGCGGCTGGTGGCACCGGCGTTCACTCCGCGACGGATGGCCACCTACGCGACGAAGATCGAGCAGCGGGTGGGCGAGCTGCTCGACACGGTCGACAGCCGCGGCGGTTTCGACCTGGTGTCGGAGTTCGCCAGCCCACTGCCGATCTCGGTGATCGCCGAGCTGCTTGGGGTTCCCGACGTCGACTCGGAGGCCTTCGCCGAATACGGCTCGGTCATCGCCGGCGCTCTGGACGGGGTCCGCTCGGTCGGTCATCTGCGCCGGCTGATGGCGGCCCAGCGCCAGCTGAGCCGCATCTTCGACGATCTGTTCGAACTGCGCCGGCACGAGCCGCGCGACGACATCGTCTCCTCTCTCGTACGCCAGCAGAACGACGAGATCACCCCGGAGGTGATCGCCCCGCTGTGCCGGCTGCTGCTGCTGGCGGGGTTCGAGACGACCGTCAACGCGATCGGCAATGGGGTGCGAGCGCTGCTGGCCAACCCCGAGCAGTGGCGGTTGCTGGTGGAGGACCCGAGCCGGGCGCCGCAGGTGGTGGAGGAGGTGCTCCGCTACGACCCGCCGGTCCAGGTGACCGCCCGGGTGTCGCTGAAGGACATGGAGCTGGGCGGCGTCCAGGTCAAGGAGAACCAGTGGGTGGTCACTCTGATCGCCGGGGCCAACCGCGATCCGGCCGTGTTCGCCGATCCTAACCGGTTCGACATCACCCGCACGTCCTCGGTCGAGCACTTGGCCTTCTCCGGCGGCATCCACTACTGCCTCGGGGCGCCGCTGGCCCGGCTCGAGCTGGCCGCCACGTTCCGGGCGCTGGCCGAACGGCTCCCGCAGCTGCATCAGGTGGGCAAGGTGAAGATGCGCCGGGCGACCGCGATCCACGGTCCGCAGGTGCTGCCGGTGGCCGGCTGA
- a CDS encoding MFS transporter: protein MPGIFSSRYRTLMTGMLVLVLLSAFEALAVTTAMPTISAELNGLRFYALAFAAPFATGVLAMVITGTWSDRSGPRLPLITTVAMFTAGLLIAGFADSMAVLVLGRVVQGFGGGMVVALYVVVARIYPGELHPKVFAAFAAAWVVPSLVGPLAAGLVTEHLGWRWVFLGVAALVVPAVVLLVPSLRDPRLGRPVDRVPGPWPLGQTAAGVVVGVAVLVLHLVTGDTLHWSPLLLVAAAVAALVMIGFAIRRLVPAGTLGFQPGLPSVVGMRGLVGATYISAEIYLPLLLVDHFGLSPSLAGLVLTTGALTWSTGSWLQSRLGDRAQDVILIRAGTAMIGTAVLIAMATAIWSLPAAVAIVGWAVAGGGMGLMYPRFSVLLLRYSTESQQGFNSSAGQIMEYTGMSVALAATGALFAVLIGFGGVLAYVAPFVLALLLAAAAFSRAGRVVPSSAGPEQVEGVPTGAAPVDARS, encoded by the coding sequence GTGCCCGGCATCTTCTCGTCCCGTTACCGCACCCTGATGACGGGAATGCTGGTGCTCGTCCTGCTCAGCGCCTTCGAGGCGCTGGCGGTGACGACCGCCATGCCCACCATCAGCGCCGAGCTGAACGGCTTACGGTTCTATGCCCTCGCCTTCGCCGCCCCGTTCGCAACCGGCGTTCTGGCCATGGTCATCACGGGCACCTGGTCGGACCGGAGCGGGCCGCGGTTGCCGCTGATCACGACGGTGGCCATGTTCACAGCCGGCCTGTTGATCGCAGGCTTCGCCGACTCGATGGCCGTGCTGGTGCTCGGCCGGGTCGTGCAGGGTTTCGGCGGCGGCATGGTGGTGGCCTTGTACGTCGTCGTGGCCCGGATCTATCCGGGTGAGCTGCATCCGAAGGTGTTCGCCGCGTTTGCCGCCGCCTGGGTGGTGCCGTCGTTGGTCGGCCCGCTGGCTGCCGGCCTGGTGACCGAGCATCTCGGCTGGCGCTGGGTGTTCCTCGGCGTGGCGGCGCTGGTCGTCCCCGCCGTGGTGCTGCTGGTCCCGAGCCTGCGTGATCCTCGACTGGGCCGACCGGTCGACCGGGTCCCCGGGCCCTGGCCGCTGGGGCAGACCGCTGCCGGCGTGGTGGTGGGTGTCGCTGTGCTGGTGCTGCACCTGGTGACCGGGGACACGCTGCACTGGTCTCCGCTGCTGCTGGTGGCGGCCGCGGTCGCTGCGCTGGTGATGATCGGGTTCGCCATTCGCCGACTGGTCCCTGCCGGCACGCTGGGGTTCCAGCCTGGGCTGCCGTCGGTGGTCGGGATGCGCGGGCTGGTCGGTGCCACCTACATCTCGGCCGAGATCTATCTCCCGCTGCTGTTGGTCGACCACTTCGGGCTGAGCCCCAGCCTCGCCGGGCTGGTGCTCACCACCGGCGCCCTGACCTGGTCCACCGGCTCCTGGCTGCAGAGCCGGCTCGGCGACCGGGCCCAGGACGTGATCTTGATCAGAGCGGGGACGGCGATGATCGGCACCGCTGTGCTGATCGCGATGGCCACCGCGATCTGGTCGCTGCCGGCTGCAGTCGCGATCGTCGGTTGGGCGGTCGCCGGCGGCGGGATGGGTCTGATGTACCCCCGCTTCTCGGTGCTGCTGCTGCGCTACTCCACCGAGAGCCAGCAGGGGTTCAACTCCTCGGCCGGTCAGATCATGGAGTACACCGGGATGTCGGTTGCGCTGGCCGCCACCGGAGCCCTGTTCGCGGTGCTGATCGGGTTCGGCGGTGTCCTCGCCTACGTGGCACCGTTCGTCCTCGCCCTGCTGCTGGCCGCAGCCGCCTTCAGCCGAGCCGGCCGGGTCGTGCCGTCGTCCGCGGGTCCTGAGCAGGTCGAAGGCGTGCCGACCGGGGCCGCACCGGTGGACGCGAGAAGTTGA
- a CDS encoding sigma-70 family RNA polymerase sigma factor codes for MDINRSSIGAEPLLDRGEEIALARRIEAGVLAREARLAGRQPGAATVEELLLLEAEGEQARQRFIRANLRLVAMVAGREAARTGLSEPELFQEGCVALVVAVLRFDHTRGCRFATYALLWIRAYVNAATANRCGELNLPASRAAALRQVRGAHAELSQSLGRAPTPAQLATFLGRNVDWVTGLLAYETPQLIGHATIADLERADGQGDDPYEEVLGFEMPGQELLRHLARPERAVIEARFGFLDGLQRSYAETARVLQVSVTQVRRRERRALETLRRVCPQGAAAHL; via the coding sequence ATGGACATCAACCGCAGCTCGATCGGAGCCGAGCCGCTGCTGGACCGGGGAGAGGAGATCGCCCTCGCCCGCCGGATCGAGGCCGGGGTGCTGGCCCGGGAGGCCCGGTTGGCGGGACGGCAGCCGGGCGCGGCCACGGTCGAGGAGCTGCTGCTGCTCGAGGCCGAGGGCGAGCAGGCCCGGCAGCGCTTCATCCGGGCCAACCTGCGCCTGGTCGCGATGGTGGCGGGGCGCGAGGCGGCCAGGACCGGACTCTCGGAGCCAGAGCTGTTCCAGGAGGGCTGTGTCGCCCTGGTGGTGGCGGTGCTGCGGTTCGACCACACTCGCGGCTGCAGGTTCGCCACCTATGCGCTGCTCTGGATCCGGGCCTATGTGAACGCGGCGACCGCCAACCGCTGCGGTGAGCTGAACCTGCCGGCCTCCAGGGCGGCAGCTCTGCGCCAGGTCAGGGGTGCGCACGCTGAGCTCTCGCAGTCCCTGGGACGTGCTCCGACTCCGGCCCAGCTGGCCACCTTCCTCGGCCGGAACGTCGACTGGGTCACCGGGCTGCTGGCGTACGAGACCCCGCAACTGATCGGTCACGCCACGATCGCCGACCTCGAGCGGGCCGATGGTCAGGGCGACGACCCATACGAGGAGGTTCTGGGCTTTGAAATGCCGGGTCAGGAGCTGCTGCGGCACCTGGCCCGCCCGGAGCGAGCAGTCATCGAGGCCCGGTTCGGCTTCCTCGACGGCCTCCAGCGCAGCTATGCCGAGACGGCGCGGGTGCTGCAGGTCAGCGTCACCCAGGTGCGCCGACGAGAGCGCCGGGCGCTGGAGACCCTCCGCCGGGTCTGCCCGCAGGGGGCCGCCGCGCATCTGTGA
- the dnaG gene encoding DNA primase: MAGRINDDDIAAVRDRAKVEEIVGSYVSLRRSGGSMVGLCPFHDEKTPSFNVNPTRGYYHCFGCGEGGDVIAFVQKIESLTFVEAIERLADRVGIQLRYTEEFGPRPEPGQRMRLLEAHRLAAEFFVEQLTTPDALTARQFLAQRGFDREAAERFGVGFAPRGGRELLQHLRARGFRDTELVTGGLIREAGYDFFRGRLLWPIRDTGKSVVGFGARRIFDDDRVAAKYLNTPETPLYKKSQVLYGLDLARQQIAKKSQAVIVEGYTDVMAAHLSGVDTAVASCGTAFGDDHARLLRRLMGNHDAFHGEVIFTFDGDAAGQAAAIKVFNGDQNFVTQTYVAVEPTGLDPCDLRLQHGEAAVRELVARRVPLYRFVMTNILQQHDLDRADGRLAALREAAPLVASIRDTSMVSGYARELAGLLGMDPEEVRREVLRTASRGGGNSQPDPAPSPTRQDRTPSLPDPRDRSLSVERETAKLLVQHPGLFGDGWDGISEADFTHPAYAAVFGRVAKAGALVGTATGGDWVQQLQGIDPDPQVSSLVVELAVEPVYLQGQVTTRYVVAYSAKLQLLSAMRRIAELKSKLQRTNPVEEPTRYNQMFSELVVLESTRSKLQTRSLGALD, from the coding sequence GTGGCTGGCCGGATCAACGACGACGACATCGCCGCGGTGCGTGATCGGGCCAAGGTCGAGGAGATCGTCGGCTCGTACGTCAGCCTGCGCCGCTCCGGCGGTTCGATGGTCGGGCTGTGCCCGTTCCACGATGAGAAGACGCCTAGCTTCAACGTGAACCCGACCCGCGGCTACTACCACTGCTTCGGCTGTGGTGAGGGCGGCGACGTCATCGCGTTCGTGCAGAAGATCGAGAGCCTGACCTTCGTCGAAGCCATCGAGCGGCTGGCCGACCGGGTCGGCATCCAGCTGCGCTACACCGAGGAGTTCGGTCCGCGGCCGGAGCCCGGTCAGCGGATGCGGCTGCTGGAGGCGCACCGGCTCGCTGCCGAGTTCTTCGTCGAGCAGCTGACCACGCCCGATGCGCTGACAGCCCGGCAGTTCCTCGCCCAACGCGGTTTCGACCGGGAGGCGGCGGAGCGGTTCGGCGTCGGCTTCGCCCCCCGCGGCGGCCGGGAGCTGCTGCAGCACCTGCGTGCCCGGGGGTTCCGTGACACCGAGCTCGTCACCGGGGGTCTGATCCGGGAGGCCGGCTATGACTTCTTCCGGGGACGCCTGCTGTGGCCCATCCGCGACACGGGCAAATCGGTGGTCGGCTTCGGCGCGCGACGAATCTTCGACGACGACCGGGTCGCCGCCAAATACCTGAACACGCCGGAGACTCCGCTCTACAAGAAGTCCCAGGTGCTCTACGGCCTGGACCTGGCCCGGCAGCAGATCGCGAAGAAGAGCCAGGCTGTCATCGTCGAGGGCTACACCGACGTGATGGCGGCCCACCTGTCCGGTGTCGACACCGCGGTGGCGTCCTGCGGGACCGCCTTCGGCGACGACCATGCGAGGCTGCTGCGCCGGCTAATGGGCAACCACGACGCCTTCCACGGCGAGGTCATCTTCACCTTCGACGGTGACGCGGCCGGTCAGGCGGCGGCCATCAAGGTGTTCAACGGCGACCAGAACTTCGTCACCCAGACATACGTCGCTGTCGAGCCCACCGGGCTGGACCCCTGCGACCTGCGGCTGCAGCACGGGGAGGCGGCGGTGCGTGAGCTGGTGGCGCGACGGGTGCCGCTGTACCGGTTCGTGATGACCAACATCCTGCAGCAGCACGACCTGGACCGCGCCGACGGGCGGCTGGCCGCGCTGCGCGAGGCCGCCCCGCTGGTCGCCAGCATCCGTGACACGTCGATGGTGAGCGGCTACGCCCGCGAACTGGCCGGGCTGCTCGGCATGGACCCGGAGGAGGTCCGCCGCGAGGTGCTGCGTACCGCCTCCAGGGGCGGCGGCAACAGCCAACCCGACCCTGCGCCGTCCCCGACGCGACAGGACCGGACCCCGTCGCTGCCCGACCCGCGTGATCGCAGCCTGTCGGTGGAGCGGGAGACGGCCAAACTGCTGGTCCAGCACCCCGGGCTGTTCGGCGACGGCTGGGACGGAATCAGTGAGGCTGACTTCACCCATCCCGCGTATGCGGCCGTGTTCGGCCGGGTGGCCAAGGCGGGAGCGCTGGTGGGGACCGCGACAGGCGGGGACTGGGTGCAGCAGCTGCAGGGCATCGATCCCGACCCGCAGGTGTCCTCGCTGGTGGTCGAGCTGGCCGTCGAGCCGGTGTACCTGCAGGGCCAGGTGACGACCCGCTACGTGGTCGCGTACTCGGCGAAGCTGCAGCTGCTGTCGGCGATGCGCCGGATCGCCGAGCTCAAGTCCAAACTGCAGCGCACCAACCCGGTGGAGGAGCCCACCCGCTACAACCAGATGTTCTCCGAGCTGGTGGTGCTGGAGTCGACCCGGAGCAAGCTGCAGACCCGGAGCCTCGGCGCGCTCGACTGA
- a CDS encoding HTTM domain-containing protein → MSVVRWFAPVLPDARVAILRSVLYVFVIVDMHLFVRDTRALSYHPELYRPLFLARLLQLPPPSITLTTALYVVLWIACLVGAANRLPRVAGFVVAACFTWWTAIGMSYGKVDHDHLALVVALWVLPTVGAVRGSWRSEDSSAQAGWALRCIQFAVVFTYFLSAITKIRSGDWTFTSWPNSAILTWAIIRRPHGLGLLLVEHPSLLRGMQWFSFLAELSSIVILWLRGRALLCAALFWVGFHLVTAMILYIHFAPTLVCWLAFAPLERGVPWARRVIARRRQRAGGSAARHPVAVVGDQPVDGTG, encoded by the coding sequence ATGAGCGTCGTCCGCTGGTTCGCCCCGGTGCTGCCCGACGCCAGGGTCGCGATACTGCGTTCGGTGCTGTACGTGTTCGTGATCGTGGACATGCACCTGTTCGTGCGGGACACCCGCGCGCTGAGCTACCACCCCGAGCTGTACCGGCCGCTCTTCCTCGCCAGACTGCTTCAGCTGCCGCCGCCGAGCATCACCTTGACCACGGCGCTGTATGTGGTGCTGTGGATCGCCTGCCTGGTCGGTGCGGCCAACCGGCTGCCGCGGGTGGCCGGCTTCGTGGTCGCCGCTTGCTTCACCTGGTGGACCGCCATCGGGATGAGCTACGGCAAGGTCGACCATGATCATCTGGCGCTGGTGGTGGCGCTGTGGGTGCTGCCGACCGTCGGTGCGGTCCGCGGCTCCTGGCGCAGCGAGGACTCGTCCGCGCAGGCGGGCTGGGCACTGCGCTGCATCCAGTTCGCCGTGGTGTTCACCTACTTCCTGTCGGCGATCACCAAGATCCGCAGCGGCGACTGGACCTTCACGTCCTGGCCGAACAGCGCCATCCTCACCTGGGCCATCATCCGACGACCGCACGGACTGGGTCTGCTGCTGGTGGAGCACCCGTCGTTGTTGCGCGGGATGCAGTGGTTCTCGTTCCTGGCCGAGCTCAGCTCGATCGTCATCCTGTGGCTGCGGGGCCGGGCCCTGCTCTGCGCCGCTCTGTTCTGGGTCGGCTTCCACCTGGTCACCGCGATGATCCTCTACATCCATTTCGCGCCGACCCTGGTGTGCTGGCTGGCGTTCGCGCCGCTAGAGCGTGGTGTGCCCTGGGCGCGCAGGGTCATAGCCCGCCGGCGGCAGCGCGCAGGCGGGAGTGCCGCCCGGCATCCGGTCGCGGTGGTCGGCGACCAGCCGGTAGACGGCACCGGCTAG